In the genome of Candidatus Bathyarchaeia archaeon, the window CGAGGTCATGTATCCGGGCAGCTGGGAGTCTGAGAGGAGAAGGACCCTATATATGTCTATCCATGAGGCTGCACTCATATGCGCCCTAGCAGACTACAGGGAGGCTGAGAAGATTTATGGAGAGGCTAGGGCGCGGGCCGTTGAGGAGGAGGTCTTCTGGAGACCGCTGATAGACAAGGCTCTGGCCGCGGTCCTCGGAGGATCAAACGAGTGGGCTTTAAATGTGCCGATAAGGGGCGTGTGGCGCCAGAGGGCTGAGGAGGCTGAGAGGAGGCTTCTGGAGTATAAGGCTGAGGTCTTAGGGAGGGCTATACCGGTGCTCAACGCCATTCTAGCGCTAGCCTCACCATACCAGATAGAGGTCGATGAGGATGGATCACTAAAATTCTCAATTGACTGGGAGGCATGGGAGTGGCTCGGCTGGAAGGACTACCCATGCTCCGAAAACAACGTCCACCTCAAGCTCCTAGAGAAGGTACTTAGGAGAGAGCTTAGGATCGCTGCAAAAATGCTGGAGTTCGAGAGGACTGGTAGGATCTCCGAGGAGTATAAGATGGATGTATCCATGGCTAAGCTGGAGGCCCTAGCCAGGGAGATAGATGCCAGAGAAAAAACGCTTAAGCAGCTAAGGGACCTCATCAGGCAGATTAAGGAGGATGGATAGATCCTCACGCATATGCGTATCCCCACATGGCCTATAGGGCGGCGCCTATGGAATCAGATCAACTAGGCGTATTTAACAAGGAGGTAATTCAGCTAAGGGATACATTAATCAGTTTGGCTGCGGAGATAGCCGCCAAATATTCCAGCAGTGTCAGCAGTAAGAAGGTCATTGATCCGCTAATGGAGAACCTTTGTGAGCGCTGCATTATTGAGAGGCTTAAGGCCGGCTACTCCGGGGATGAGGAGGTAGATAGGGTTTGGAGGAACCTACATGAATACGCTGTTTCGCTGCTCGTCGAGCGGCTCAAGAATGAGCTGGCGGCCAAGGGCTTCCCAATAAATATATTCAGCGAGGCAGATATGACGCACTTCTAATCGTCGATAGAAGGAGCATTCAGATACTTAATGGTGGAGGAAATATCTGCATAGAGGCGAAAACTGGGCTAAACATATCTTTAAGCCAGTCAGAGAAGTATATGTGGAATGGGACAACAGTTGTTCTCGTTAGGTTTTCGTCCGGCGACGCAATAGTGTTCAGGGCCGCTGAGTGGGCTGACTTCTTGAAGGCGGCGTTAGCCGACCGCATAGAGAAGGCGAAGCGTATTCTGAATGGAAGATTTATCTTGGTTCCGGGCAGGGATTGCTATGAATGCCCAATAAAGTCGTGTAGGTTCAATAAGAGGAGTGATGGGGAGGGCGAGTCATCTAAGTCTCGAAGCATAGAAGACCTCTTTGACAGCTTTAGGAGAAACGCCTACAAAGCTATTGAAAGAGCCATTAAGGCGGTTATGGCCGAACTAAACCAGGTGCTAAAGGATGAGACAAACCACATAACCAACTCATAAGCACTCTTCAGGAGGCGATAAAATGCTGTCTCAACTCACCATTATGGAACGCAAAGCAACGGCAGAGATGAAAATTTCCCATAAAGATTTGGCTGATGGATGGTTAAGTCGATTTGAGAGCATTAATAAATTGTTAAAGAAGCTGTCGAGAAAGAGTAAAAGTGAGTGGACAAAACGCACCTATCTCTCGATAATAGCCAATTTATGTAACCGAGTAAAGGTAAACCCAGATGAGTTAATTAGGCTTAAAAAAGAGGACGTAGAGAAAATTATCCAGGAATACTGTGATGAACTAAATGGTCGTAGCTGCAGCCGAAGATACATTAACGGCATAATTCACGTTATGCGTTCCTTCTTTAAAGCAAACGGAATCGATATTACTCTTGAAGGATACTATACGCCTTCAAGATATAGGAAGAGACCCGAATATATACCAACAAAGGAGGAAGTTTATGCTATGGCTGACTGCGCTGGCAGTCTCCGCAACAGAGCTATAATCTTATTCCTACTTTCAACTGGTCTCAGGGTTTCAACGCTAATTGCCTTAACGTATGGTGACATTAAGGATGATCTGGAAAAAGGTTATCCAATAATTAGGGTTCCAGTATATCCCGAAATGAAGAAGCGAGTTCCAGGGGCATGCAAAAACAACGTACCCTACTACACGTTCGCATGTGAGGAGGCGGTTAAGGCCTTGCGATTATATCTTCGTGAGAGGATTGAGAAGTATGGGTCAATAGAACCTTACGAGCCGCTTTTCTGCTCCGAATATAATCAAATAAGTTTTCAAGAGCGTAGGTTGAAGTTCATGACTCCAAGGGAGGTTCAGAGAATTATTAAGGATGCTGCAAGAAAAGCCGGAATTGCTAACTGGATGTACGTTACTCCCCACTCACTTAGGAAGACTTATGAATCGATGCTCCGCAGCGAGCTTATCGATGGAGGAAGATTAGACGTAAAGACTCAAGAGTTTCTTATGGGGCATATTCTACCAGGATCTCAAGATGCGTATTACGATAAAACCAAATGCGAGCAACTTAGACTCGAATACGCAAGAATAAACTTCGGGAGAAAAGTTGTTGAAAACAAATTCAGCCTCCTCGAAACCGCTTTAACCAAAGCTTTTGAAGGGACTGGAATCGATTGGAAAGAGGTTTTAATAGAATATGTAAAAACGAGGATGAACTTATGCTTCTGAAGGATTATTAATGAGATGATTATTTATTAGAACTCCGCCTCAACAATCATTCTCCCATCTGGAAGCTTAAACCTGACAATCCATCCATTCTCAAGATAATTCTCAACTTCGTTGACATCGATGATTTTCTGCTTTTTCTTTTTACCTATCTTGGCTTTGCTAGGATTGGGGATCATCTTTGAAAATTTCTCTCTCAGTTCTTCCACCTTACCCCAATCATAATAGAAGTCCATTGACCCCTCCATAACATGACCGAATAAAAACTCTTGGTCTCGAATGTCGAGTCTTGTCGCCTCAGGCTGGTTCCGCAAAAAGCTCTGAAAAGTTTTTCGAAGTGAATGGGGAGTTACTTCTCTCCATCGTTCAAGCCCAGCGGCTTTGGCAGCGTTCTTCACTATACGATTAACCTGCCTTGCGCTTAAAGGTCTCTTTCTCCTCATCTCCTTTCTTATCTGATTATAATTTGTTATGAAGAGCGGTTCATCATCCTCAATATCTCCAAAGGCCCGCTTTCTTTCCTCAATATAAAGCTTCAATGTCTTGGTAGCTTTCTTAGTAGTAAAAGTATAATATCTAATGTTGCCTTTACATGCATTCGCAACAACTTCCTTCATCTCAGGATAGACTTTAATTTGAACATTCTCTACGCCCTTCTCTAGCTCATCTTTGACGTCTTTATATCTCAGCGCTAATAGTGTTGAAACTCTCAATCCCGAAAAAGCCATAAGAAGAATCATTGACTTATCCCTTAAATTGCCCGCCACCTCCGCCATCTTCAGTGCTTCACTAGGCGTTGGAATATACTCACTACGTTTACTGTATCGAGGCGGTATAGAGGGCGGAGAAACCTCTATATTGTTAAGCCCATTTACTCTAAAGAATGTTTTGAGGACGTTTACAGTAGTTGCAATATACCGTAAGCTCCTACCTTTTTCCCGCATCTCCTTGATCATTTCCTCAACCATTTCCTTTATCCTGTTCTTAGGCATTTTCACTAAAGTATCCGGATCTACATTGAACCTTGCACAAAACCGATAAATAGT includes:
- a CDS encoding tyrosine-type recombinase/integrase gives rise to the protein MNRQNKRKKGQLKYGGKSNLIDQTLDEFFSTSNYYNSSGEKTIDTSKAFCDTTVSQNCHSTTLQCRRTEIWERVLKIDGWSSSYRSVNNLLTYLGIRKSGSEAARKTYSSTIYRFCARFNVDPDTLVKMPKNRIKEMVEEMIKEMREKGRSLRYIATTVNVLKTFFRVNGLNNIEVSPPSIPPRYSKRSEYIPTPSEALKMAEVAGNLRDKSMILLMAFSGLRVSTLLALRYKDVKDELEKGVENVQIKVYPEMKEVVANACKGNIRYYTFTTKKATKTLKLYIEERKRAFGDIEDDEPLFITNYNQIRKEMRRKRPLSARQVNRIVKNAAKAAGLERWREVTPHSLRKTFQSFLRNQPEATRLDIRDQEFLFGHVMEGSMDFYYDWGKVEELREKFSKMIPNPSKAKIGKKKKQKIIDVNEVENYLENGWIVRFKLPDGRMIVEAEF
- a CDS encoding tyrosine-type recombinase/integrase, with amino-acid sequence MLSQLTIMERKATAEMKISHKDLADGWLSRFESINKLLKKLSRKSKSEWTKRTYLSIIANLCNRVKVNPDELIRLKKEDVEKIIQEYCDELNGRSCSRRYINGIIHVMRSFFKANGIDITLEGYYTPSRYRKRPEYIPTKEEVYAMADCAGSLRNRAIILFLLSTGLRVSTLIALTYGDIKDDLEKGYPIIRVPVYPEMKKRVPGACKNNVPYYTFACEEAVKALRLYLRERIEKYGSIEPYEPLFCSEYNQISFQERRLKFMTPREVQRIIKDAARKAGIANWMYVTPHSLRKTYESMLRSELIDGGRLDVKTQEFLMGHILPGSQDAYYDKTKCEQLRLEYARINFGRKVVENKFSLLETALTKAFEGTGIDWKEVLIEYVKTRMNLCF